A region of Clarias gariepinus isolate MV-2021 ecotype Netherlands chromosome 25, CGAR_prim_01v2, whole genome shotgun sequence DNA encodes the following proteins:
- the gng12a gene encoding guanine nucleotide-binding protein G(I)/G(S)/G(O) subunit gamma-12a, which produces MLGKMSSKTSSNSMAMARRTVQQLRVEASIERIKVSKASADLMRYCSEHGKYDPLLMGIPASENPFKDKKTCTLF; this is translated from the exons ATGTTGGGCAAAATGTCCTCTAAGACGAGCTCGAACAGCATGGCCATGGCGAGGAGGACGGTACAGCAGCTCCGGGTCGAGGCCAGCATCGAGAGGATAAAG GTGTCCAAAGCTTCCGCTGATCTCATGCGCTACTGCAGCGAGCACGGCAAGTACGACCCCCTGCTCATGGGCATCCCAGCGTCGGAAAACCCCTTCAAGGACAAAAAGACCTGCACTTTATTCTAG